From the genome of Halomonas sp. 1513, one region includes:
- a CDS encoding LysR family transcriptional regulator, with product MTRPYLPLNALRAFEASARLRSFTRAGDELNVTQAAVSHQVKLLEQRLGVVLFKRLPRGLMITAEGEALLPVLGDAFDRMAEMLGRLEGGQVREIMMVGAVGTFAVGWLLPRLAEFQARHPLIDVRLSTHNNRVDMAAEGLDFAIRFGDGAWYGCDAEPLFEAPLSPLCTPRVAATLGAPDDLIQHTLLRSYRENEWPSWFAAAGIPHPPPLVRGITFDSSLAMMEAATQGAGVALAPPRMFERQLATASIVQPFATTTSLGRYWLTRQISRAPSAAMATFRDWLQDAVHQAYGEAA from the coding sequence GCTGAACGTGACCCAGGCTGCCGTCAGCCATCAGGTCAAGCTCCTGGAACAGCGGCTGGGCGTGGTGCTGTTCAAGCGCCTGCCGCGGGGCCTGATGATTACCGCCGAAGGCGAGGCGCTGCTGCCGGTACTGGGCGATGCCTTCGACCGCATGGCCGAGATGCTGGGGCGCCTGGAGGGCGGCCAGGTCAGGGAGATCATGATGGTTGGCGCGGTGGGTACCTTTGCGGTGGGCTGGCTGCTGCCACGTCTGGCCGAGTTCCAGGCACGCCACCCGCTTATCGATGTGCGCCTCTCGACCCACAACAATCGGGTCGACATGGCCGCCGAGGGGTTGGATTTCGCCATTCGTTTCGGCGACGGCGCCTGGTACGGCTGCGATGCCGAGCCGCTGTTCGAGGCGCCGCTATCGCCCCTCTGCACACCGAGAGTCGCGGCAACGCTGGGCGCCCCTGACGACCTGATCCAGCACACCCTGCTGCGCTCCTATCGCGAGAACGAGTGGCCCAGCTGGTTTGCCGCGGCGGGCATCCCCCACCCACCACCGCTGGTGAGAGGCATCACCTTCGATTCCTCCCTGGCGATGATGGAGGCGGCCACCCAAGGCGCGGGCGTGGCACTGGCACCGCCGCGGATGTTCGAGCGCCAACTGGCAACGGCCAGCATCGTTCAGCCATTTGCGACCACCACGTCACTGGGCCGCTACTGGCTGACACGTCAGATATCCCGCGCCCCCAGCGCGGCAATGGCGACCTTCCGGGACTGGCTTCAGGATGCCGTGCATCAGGCCTATGGCGAGGCGGCCTGA
- a CDS encoding YfcE family phosphodiesterase, whose product MQAISSARPIGVISDTHGLLRPEALAMLEGCGVILHLGDVGSREEDAAILERLGELAPLATVRGNIDTAPWAEALPTTLGLSVNGWRLHLVHILEAFDPATPCDAVLHGHSHKPRNQWRDDRLLFNPGAAGKRRFRLPITLGKLWADERGLRGAILHLPL is encoded by the coding sequence ATGCAGGCCATCAGCAGCGCACGGCCCATCGGGGTGATCAGCGACACCCACGGCTTGCTGCGTCCCGAGGCGTTGGCGATGCTCGAAGGCTGTGGCGTGATTCTGCACCTCGGCGACGTGGGTAGCAGGGAAGAAGACGCCGCCATCCTCGAACGACTGGGGGAGCTCGCCCCGCTGGCCACGGTGCGCGGCAATATCGACACCGCGCCCTGGGCCGAGGCACTGCCGACGACGCTGGGCCTCAGCGTCAACGGCTGGCGCCTGCATCTGGTGCATATCCTCGAGGCGTTCGACCCCGCCACGCCCTGCGACGCCGTGCTCCACGGCCACTCCCATAAACCGCGCAACCAGTGGCGGGATGACCGGCTGCTGTTCAACCCCGGTGCCGCCGGCAAGCGGCGCTTCCGCCTGCCCATCACCCTGGGCAAGCTATGGGCCGATGAACGCGGCCTGCGCGGCGCCATCCTGCATCTGCCGCTGTGA
- a CDS encoding TRAP transporter small permease protein, whose translation MFARVNTTLDKLLDMVQIGSLWLARAGGVLILVTVAMVTIEVLSRRFMGRSAVHATELTGYIMAISASWSFAFTLMRKAHIRIDALYLNFPVKVRGVLDLIALLAMALFCILVTGAAFEITSDSYTGGATANTPLGTPIWIPQALWLLGLTWFSIAVGLVTLRVLFGLLGRDIEGVQRIAGSPTLDEQISEENKEPLS comes from the coding sequence ATGTTCGCACGGGTCAACACTACCCTCGACAAGCTGCTGGATATGGTACAGATCGGCTCGCTTTGGTTGGCGCGCGCCGGTGGCGTACTGATCCTCGTGACCGTCGCCATGGTGACGATAGAAGTCCTCTCGCGGCGCTTCATGGGACGCTCTGCCGTTCATGCCACCGAGCTCACGGGCTATATCATGGCGATCAGCGCCAGCTGGTCGTTCGCCTTCACCCTGATGCGCAAAGCGCATATCCGCATCGATGCCTTGTACCTGAATTTTCCTGTCAAGGTGCGTGGCGTGCTTGATCTGATCGCGCTGCTGGCCATGGCACTGTTCTGCATCCTGGTGACAGGCGCTGCCTTCGAGATCACCAGCGACTCCTATACCGGCGGCGCCACCGCCAATACTCCCCTCGGCACCCCCATCTGGATACCTCAGGCGCTGTGGTTGCTTGGCCTGACCTGGTTCAGCATTGCGGTCGGCCTGGTCACGCTCCGCGTGCTGTTTGGCCTGCTGGGACGAGATATCGAAGGTGTTCAACGGATCGCCGGTAGCCCGACGCTCGATGAGCAGATAAGCGAAGAAAACAAGGAACCCCTGTCATGA
- a CDS encoding amidase (catalyzes the hydrolysis of a monocarboxylic acid amid to form a monocarboxylate and ammonia) — MSNTTPLSQPNGRSATLEALLDGMQDGRWQASDLLDASLKNADARDDPRAQVYTRRFERTARAEAAAADRLRADGVPTGQLAGLPIALKALFDVAGEVTHAGSQGWQTAAQRDGVIVARLRREGAVLTGHTNMTEFAYSGLGLNPHYGTPDNPLAPGRIPGGSSSGSAVAVAQGMAAAGIGTDTGGSVRIPAAFCGLVGFKPSQARVPREGTFPLSDSLDSIGPIARSVACCARLDAVLAGQPWQPLSALPLKGRRFVVPGDYMLDGMDAAVEAAFTRSLALLRDAGATLIEAPAPVLASLPELLEGGGFTAAESYHLHRQWLGEHGERYDPRVRSRIEKGAALSAADYLELLQRRRERQRQADAWLADFDGLLAPTVPVVPPRHEEVASDDDYARLNLLILRNPTVANLLDLCAITLPNHAPGELPSGLMLIGRNGEDATLLRQALAIEAAMEQRC, encoded by the coding sequence ATGAGCAACACCACACCCTTGAGTCAGCCGAATGGACGCTCGGCGACCCTCGAGGCCTTGCTCGATGGCATGCAAGACGGTCGATGGCAGGCCAGCGACCTGCTCGACGCCAGCCTCAAGAACGCCGACGCTCGGGACGATCCCCGAGCCCAGGTCTACACCCGCCGTTTCGAGCGCACTGCCCGCGCCGAGGCGGCGGCGGCCGATCGACTGCGTGCCGACGGCGTGCCGACGGGCCAGCTGGCCGGGCTGCCGATTGCCCTCAAGGCGCTGTTCGATGTGGCCGGCGAAGTCACCCATGCCGGCTCCCAGGGGTGGCAAACGGCAGCGCAGCGGGATGGCGTTATCGTCGCCCGCCTGCGCCGCGAGGGGGCGGTGTTGACCGGGCATACCAACATGACCGAATTCGCCTACTCCGGGCTGGGACTCAACCCCCACTACGGCACCCCCGACAACCCACTCGCCCCTGGGCGTATCCCCGGCGGCTCCTCGTCGGGGTCTGCCGTGGCGGTAGCTCAGGGCATGGCCGCGGCGGGCATCGGTACCGACACCGGCGGCTCGGTGCGCATCCCCGCCGCGTTCTGCGGGCTGGTGGGTTTCAAGCCCTCCCAGGCTCGCGTTCCCCGTGAGGGCACCTTCCCGCTCTCGGACAGCCTCGACTCGATCGGCCCCATCGCCCGCAGCGTGGCCTGCTGTGCCCGCCTCGATGCGGTGCTCGCCGGCCAGCCCTGGCAGCCTCTGTCAGCCCTGCCCTTGAAGGGGCGGCGCTTCGTCGTGCCTGGCGACTATATGCTCGACGGCATGGATGCAGCGGTGGAAGCCGCCTTTACCCGCAGCCTGGCACTGCTGCGCGACGCTGGCGCCACGCTCATCGAGGCCCCAGCGCCGGTCCTGGCCAGCCTACCGGAGCTGCTCGAAGGGGGCGGCTTTACCGCCGCCGAGAGCTACCACCTGCACCGCCAATGGCTTGGCGAGCATGGCGAGCGCTACGACCCGCGGGTTCGCTCGCGGATCGAGAAGGGCGCTGCCTTGAGCGCGGCGGACTACCTCGAACTGCTGCAGCGCCGGCGCGAACGCCAGCGTCAGGCCGATGCATGGCTCGCCGACTTCGATGGCCTGTTGGCCCCCACCGTGCCGGTGGTCCCGCCGCGCCATGAAGAGGTCGCCAGTGACGATGACTATGCCCGCCTCAATCTGCTGATCCTGCGCAACCCGACGGTGGCCAACCTGCTCGACCTGTGCGCAATCACACTGCCCAATCACGCTCCGGGAGAGCTGCCCAGCGGGTTGATGCTGATCGGCCGCAACGGCGAGGATGCCACCCTGTTGCGCCAGGCGCTGGCGATCGAAGCGGCCATGGAACAGCGATGCTGA
- a CDS encoding cobalamin biosynthesis protein CbiX, protein MRKILLVDNGSLRPQAALNLRRLADELSQASGEAVEAASLLHSYKIPPEQLGGRKAVSMGPLAEQAAAQGVTELVIVPFFFGPSQALTRYLPERLAEVQASHPKLSIKVALPLVDSQAPLDLRLAQVLADNVRERMPGLARPKVVLVDHGSPIPEVTAVRNYLAGQLSVLLAEEASCVTFASMERRDGDAYRFNEPLLETLLASPAMAQGDVILAMLFLSPGRHAGEGGDIAEICEQAMAHAPALNVTTTRLVGEHDGIMEILATRLQQGLAGEPLLLEMTPSASASSRPV, encoded by the coding sequence ATGCGCAAGATTCTGCTCGTCGACAACGGCTCACTGCGCCCCCAGGCCGCCCTCAACCTGCGTCGCCTGGCCGATGAACTCAGCCAGGCCAGCGGCGAGGCCGTCGAGGCCGCCTCGCTGCTGCACTCCTACAAGATCCCCCCCGAGCAGCTCGGCGGCCGCAAGGCGGTATCGATGGGCCCGCTGGCCGAGCAGGCCGCCGCCCAGGGCGTCACCGAGCTGGTGATCGTGCCGTTCTTCTTCGGCCCCAGCCAGGCGTTGACCCGCTACCTGCCGGAGCGCCTGGCCGAGGTACAGGCCAGCCACCCCAAACTGAGCATCAAGGTGGCGCTGCCGCTGGTCGACAGCCAGGCGCCACTGGACCTGCGCTTGGCCCAGGTATTGGCGGACAACGTGCGCGAGCGTATGCCGGGCCTGGCACGACCCAAGGTGGTGCTGGTCGATCACGGCAGCCCGATTCCCGAGGTCACGGCGGTGCGCAACTACCTCGCCGGCCAGCTCAGCGTACTGCTCGCCGAGGAGGCCAGCTGCGTCACCTTTGCCTCCATGGAGCGCCGCGACGGCGACGCCTACCGCTTCAACGAGCCACTGCTGGAGACCCTGCTGGCCTCTCCCGCCATGGCCCAGGGCGACGTGATCCTGGCCATGCTGTTTCTCTCCCCCGGGCGCCACGCCGGCGAGGGCGGCGACATCGCCGAGATCTGCGAGCAGGCGATGGCTCACGCCCCCGCGCTCAACGTCACCACCACGCGTTTGGTGGGTGAGCACGACGGCATCATGGAGATCCTCGCTACCCGTCTGCAGCAGGGCCTGGCAGGCGAGCCGCTGCTGCTGGAGATGACGCCCTCTGCCTCGGCTTCATCCCGGCCCGTCTGA
- a CDS encoding LysR family transcriptional regulator: MNIRTLETFVWIARLGSFRAAAKRLYASQPSVSARIAGLEDQLGVELFDRIGRHVKLTAKGRELLVYAEKMLNLHSEMLQVVATPTAIHGTIRLGVSETIAHTWLPQMIERVSEAYPAINLELDVDISVNLADKVANHDIDIAFLMGKVNQPGMINRRLCRYSLVWVASPRLAIPDTPLSPADLAKWPIITYPRKSEPYTNIRSLVDPMNHSTQIHSSSSLSTIIRMTVDGIGISALPREIIQQELASGRLKQFDVEVSIPDLVFNAAYGAAPGGNVVHAVAELSFHTVSECNVDT; this comes from the coding sequence ATGAATATTCGTACGCTGGAGACCTTTGTCTGGATTGCCCGGCTGGGCAGTTTTCGAGCAGCTGCCAAGCGCTTGTACGCTTCCCAGCCATCGGTATCGGCACGCATTGCGGGGCTCGAGGATCAGCTCGGCGTGGAGCTATTCGACCGCATAGGCAGGCACGTGAAACTGACGGCCAAGGGGCGCGAGCTGCTGGTATATGCCGAGAAGATGTTGAACCTGCATAGCGAGATGCTACAGGTGGTGGCTACGCCAACGGCCATCCACGGCACCATTCGCCTGGGCGTATCGGAAACCATCGCTCATACCTGGCTACCGCAGATGATAGAGCGCGTCAGCGAGGCCTACCCGGCGATCAACCTGGAGCTTGATGTCGACATTTCCGTCAATCTGGCCGACAAAGTGGCGAATCACGATATCGACATCGCCTTCCTGATGGGCAAGGTCAATCAGCCGGGCATGATCAACCGACGCCTGTGTCGCTACTCGCTGGTATGGGTGGCGAGCCCGCGCCTGGCGATCCCTGACACACCCTTATCACCGGCCGATCTGGCCAAGTGGCCGATCATCACCTACCCGCGCAAGAGCGAACCCTATACCAACATTCGCTCATTGGTGGATCCCATGAATCACTCGACCCAGATTCATTCGAGCTCGTCACTCTCCACTATCATCCGCATGACGGTCGACGGCATCGGCATCAGCGCCCTGCCCCGCGAGATCATTCAGCAGGAACTGGCCTCGGGGCGACTCAAGCAGTTCGACGTGGAGGTGTCGATTCCAGACCTGGTCTTCAATGCGGCCTACGGCGCGGCACCAGGCGGCAATGTCGTGCACGCTGTGGCCGAGCTCTCTTTTCACACCGTCTCCGAGTGCAACGTCGATACCTGA
- a CDS encoding nitroreductase A, giving the protein MNPTIELLKSHRSIRKFTDQKIPRELLLELIRAGQAAATSNHVQAYSVIHVTDPAKREMIAELAGGQGYIASCSDFLVLCADMKRPTEASERTGAKVVRGMTEQLLVASIDAALMAQNVVVAAESEGLGICYIGGLRNNPQQISELLELPDHVYPVFGLCLGYPAQDPDVKPRLPVEAILMENTYREEDGQVAAFDATMNRYYSERSGGKKDTDWSRNLSPLFDTKLRPHMREFLVKRGFEMK; this is encoded by the coding sequence ATGAATCCCACCATCGAATTGCTGAAGTCCCATCGCTCGATCCGCAAGTTCACTGATCAGAAGATTCCCCGCGAGCTGCTGCTGGAGCTGATCAGGGCCGGCCAGGCGGCGGCGACCTCGAATCACGTGCAGGCGTATAGCGTCATCCATGTCACGGATCCGGCCAAGCGCGAGATGATCGCCGAGCTGGCCGGTGGCCAGGGCTATATCGCCAGCTGTTCGGATTTCCTGGTACTTTGTGCCGATATGAAGCGCCCCACCGAGGCCTCCGAGCGCACCGGCGCCAAGGTCGTGCGGGGCATGACCGAGCAACTGCTGGTGGCCAGCATCGATGCCGCCCTGATGGCCCAGAACGTGGTCGTGGCTGCCGAGTCCGAGGGGCTGGGTATCTGCTACATCGGCGGCCTTCGCAACAACCCCCAGCAGATCAGCGAGCTGCTCGAGTTGCCGGATCACGTCTATCCGGTGTTCGGGCTGTGCCTCGGCTACCCGGCCCAGGACCCCGACGTCAAGCCGCGCCTGCCGGTGGAAGCGATCCTGATGGAGAACACCTACCGTGAGGAGGATGGCCAGGTCGCGGCCTTCGACGCCACCATGAACCGCTACTACAGCGAGCGTAGCGGCGGCAAAAAGGACACCGACTGGTCACGCAACCTGTCGCCGCTGTTCGACACCAAGCTGCGCCCGCATATGCGAGAGTTCCTGGTCAAGCGCGGCTTCGAGATGAAGTAG
- a CDS encoding C4-dicarboxylate ABC transporter substrate-binding protein produces MITRNSLVSAAAVTLAVAGSHAVAQEIDETSLSYVGSWSSLSLYQNFERPFWERHIPEASGERISTDVTTFDQMGLSGGEVYRLMGRDVVEIASTVINYAVQDAPELEGLDMPMLAPDVATAREVAEAYRPVLADAFAKRYQDAQLLAVVPYPSQMVFCNVEIDGLSDLEGKKVRASGRTTAEFLEALGAEGITLNFSEVPGALQRGVVDCAVTGSLSGFSSGWHEVSTHLYPLPVGGWDHVVTAMNGNKWASLSSETQEWLMSEIRDNYENPVWESAVEETREGIACLTGEGECTRGDAGSMVLVEATDEDYAEATRHLEETLLPNWANRVDQEWVDRWNETIGSVTGLTAAK; encoded by the coding sequence ATGATTACAAGAAACTCCCTCGTCTCCGCTGCTGCCGTCACCCTGGCCGTCGCAGGCTCCCATGCCGTGGCCCAGGAGATCGACGAAACCAGCCTTTCCTATGTCGGCAGCTGGAGCAGCCTGTCGCTGTACCAGAACTTCGAGCGTCCCTTCTGGGAGCGCCATATCCCCGAAGCCTCCGGCGAGCGTATCTCGACGGACGTTACCACCTTCGATCAGATGGGCCTTAGCGGTGGCGAGGTCTATCGTCTGATGGGACGTGACGTGGTGGAGATTGCCTCTACGGTGATCAACTACGCCGTGCAGGATGCACCTGAGCTCGAAGGCCTGGATATGCCGATGCTGGCACCGGATGTGGCAACCGCCAGGGAAGTCGCGGAAGCCTATCGCCCGGTACTGGCCGATGCCTTCGCCAAGCGCTACCAGGATGCGCAACTGCTGGCGGTGGTGCCCTACCCCTCGCAGATGGTGTTCTGCAACGTCGAGATCGATGGCCTCTCGGACCTGGAAGGCAAGAAGGTACGCGCTAGCGGGCGCACCACCGCCGAGTTCCTCGAAGCGCTGGGCGCCGAAGGCATCACGCTCAACTTCAGCGAAGTGCCCGGCGCCCTTCAGCGCGGCGTCGTCGACTGCGCCGTGACCGGCTCGCTGTCGGGCTTCAGCTCTGGCTGGCACGAGGTCTCTACGCACCTCTATCCGCTTCCAGTCGGCGGCTGGGATCACGTCGTCACGGCCATGAACGGCAACAAGTGGGCGTCGCTTTCCAGCGAGACCCAGGAGTGGCTGATGAGCGAGATTCGCGACAACTACGAGAACCCGGTGTGGGAGTCTGCCGTCGAGGAGACCCGCGAGGGGATTGCCTGCCTGACCGGCGAAGGCGAGTGCACGCGAGGCGATGCCGGCAGCATGGTCCTGGTCGAGGCAACGGATGAGGACTACGCCGAGGCCACTCGTCACCTCGAGGAAACCCTGCTGCCTAACTGGGCGAACCGCGTTGACCAGGAGTGGGTCGATCGCTGGAACGAGACCATTGGTTCAGTGACCGGCCTGACAGCGGCCAAGTAA
- a CDS encoding tRNA-specific adenosine deaminase, whose amino-acid sequence METLLNANAELSDAALSAIAHMPTASLPALMDEPFAQRLSDADMMRIAVLLAQKSYDEGGCPIGAVIIDNATRRILGKGHNTLVQENHPYHHGETSAIRDAGRIDFSRTTLFTSLSPCEICATLVHMRGFDRVVVGDVTNASGTEALLRSKGVEVEVLEDARGIELYARFRAEKPELDREDWQGLSGGK is encoded by the coding sequence ATGGAAACGCTACTCAACGCAAACGCGGAGCTCTCGGACGCCGCACTCAGCGCCATTGCGCATATGCCAACGGCCAGCCTGCCGGCGTTGATGGATGAGCCTTTCGCCCAGCGCCTGAGCGACGCCGACATGATGCGTATCGCGGTGCTGCTGGCGCAGAAGAGCTATGACGAGGGCGGCTGCCCGATTGGGGCGGTGATCATCGACAACGCCACGCGGCGGATTCTCGGCAAGGGCCACAACACCCTGGTGCAGGAGAACCACCCCTATCACCACGGCGAGACCTCGGCGATCCGCGATGCCGGCCGCATCGACTTCAGCCGCACCACGCTATTTACCTCGCTTAGCCCCTGCGAGATCTGCGCGACCCTGGTGCATATGCGCGGCTTTGACCGGGTGGTGGTGGGCGATGTCACCAATGCCTCGGGCACCGAAGCCTTGCTGCGCAGCAAAGGCGTAGAGGTAGAAGTGTTGGAAGACGCTCGTGGTATCGAGCTGTATGCGCGCTTCCGCGCCGAGAAGCCCGAGCTTGACCGTGAAGACTGGCAGGGCCTTAGTGGCGGGAAGTGA